The Tardiphaga alba genome includes a window with the following:
- a CDS encoding PRC-barrel domain-containing protein, which produces MALDVMTRPHTLIASDRIEGTAVRRANGERIGHIERLMIDKVSGKVSYAVMSFGGFLGIGSNLLPVPWALLAYNRELDAYQLDIDEEDLKSAPSFTEKRDFDWGDHAEETALHRHYGVAPYWGEF; this is translated from the coding sequence ATGGCTCTCGATGTCATGACCAGACCGCACACGCTGATCGCCAGCGACCGTATCGAAGGAACGGCTGTAAGACGCGCCAACGGCGAACGCATCGGTCATATCGAGCGGCTCATGATCGACAAGGTCAGCGGCAAAGTGTCGTATGCCGTGATGTCCTTCGGCGGTTTCCTCGGCATTGGATCGAATCTGCTGCCGGTGCCGTGGGCGCTGCTCGCTTACAATCGCGAACTTGATGCCTATCAGCTCGATATTGATGAGGAAGACCTGAAAAGCGCGCCTTCTTTCACAGAGAAGCGCGATTTCGATTGGGGCGATCACGCGGAGGAAACGGCGCTGCATCGCCATTACGGCGTCGCGCCCTATTGGGGTGAGTTTTAA
- a CDS encoding PRC-barrel domain-containing protein: protein MFKKYMTAGIVGSALLATAAFAQSPSTTTTTTAPAAAPAAPSDTTFNGNWRSSKIVGLSVYNEANESLGSINDLLTDKEGNIKAVVIGVGGFLGVGERLIAVPFDKIKFSTEPVKTAAATGGSDGMAKSTSSGMTTGAATSGGSAGATATPPKANPWYPDHAVLSGASKDQLKAMPEFKYST, encoded by the coding sequence ATGTTCAAGAAATATATGACGGCTGGTATCGTTGGTTCGGCTCTGCTCGCAACCGCTGCTTTCGCGCAGAGCCCTAGCACCACGACCACGACCACGGCCCCCGCTGCGGCGCCGGCCGCTCCGTCTGACACGACATTCAACGGCAACTGGCGCTCGTCGAAGATCGTCGGCTTGAGTGTCTATAACGAAGCCAATGAGAGCCTTGGTTCCATCAACGATCTGCTGACCGACAAGGAAGGCAACATCAAAGCCGTGGTGATCGGCGTGGGTGGTTTCCTCGGTGTCGGCGAGCGCCTCATCGCGGTGCCGTTTGACAAGATCAAGTTCTCTACCGAGCCGGTGAAGACCGCCGCTGCAACGGGTGGATCGGACGGCATGGCCAAGTCGACATCGAGCGGCATGACCACGGGTGCAGCGACCTCGGGTGGATCGGCCGGTGCAACGGCAACGCCGCCCAAGGCTAACCCCTGGTATCCGGATCATGCGGTGCTGAGCGGCGCCAGCAAGGATCAGCTGAAGGCGATGCCGGAGTTCAAGTATTCGACCTAA
- a CDS encoding DUF4403 family protein: MRLKTILIGIVLIAVFFVAALKVMDYVAPRGSGAAPTLVELPPLPPSPPRSSTIVAPVAVALTAIRDVADRGAPRNFSGTADNPAQQILQNADIKWSAARGPIAATGAQDTLTLTTPLNGTLNVSGELSSNVRDALGGALGNLLGGNVAKQLGNVNIKNVNANADIRGNVVVSSQPRLTPNWRIEPNLAAQVSLGDTSASISGIRINVPAQVKPMIDNAVNEQIAAVQQRLRNDPAFEQNARREWSKLCRSIPLQGASAGQNLFLELKPTRAIAAQPRIDGSNVTLTLGVEAETRVTGTQTTPNCPFPATLAIVPPGPGKLTIGVPVDMPFVELNKIIEAQLAGKTFPEDGSGSVAVTVKKATVRASGDRLLISLLVNAKEKSSWFGLGGEATVHVWGKPALDQANQIMRFTNLELAVESEAAFGLLGAAARAAMPLLERTLAERAVIDLKPFASNAQRKIAGALADFQKNEDGLRVGADITSLRLGGIAFDSKTLRVIAEADGAIHVTVTKLPNL; this comes from the coding sequence ATGCGTCTGAAGACAATTCTGATCGGCATCGTGCTGATCGCCGTATTTTTCGTAGCTGCGCTGAAGGTCATGGACTATGTGGCGCCGCGCGGCTCCGGTGCCGCGCCGACGCTGGTGGAGCTGCCGCCACTGCCGCCGTCCCCGCCGCGCAGCTCCACGATCGTGGCCCCTGTCGCCGTGGCGCTGACGGCGATTCGCGATGTGGCCGACCGCGGCGCGCCGCGCAATTTCTCCGGCACCGCGGACAATCCGGCCCAGCAGATTCTCCAGAATGCCGACATCAAATGGTCGGCCGCGCGCGGGCCGATCGCTGCCACCGGCGCGCAGGACACGCTCACTTTGACCACGCCCTTGAACGGCACGCTCAATGTGAGCGGAGAACTGTCGTCGAATGTGCGGGATGCGCTGGGCGGCGCCCTCGGTAATCTGCTTGGCGGCAATGTCGCGAAACAACTCGGCAATGTGAATATCAAGAACGTCAACGCCAATGCCGACATCCGCGGCAATGTCGTGGTGTCGTCACAGCCGCGCTTGACGCCGAACTGGCGGATCGAGCCCAACCTCGCTGCGCAGGTCTCGCTTGGTGATACCAGCGCCTCGATCAGCGGCATTCGCATTAATGTGCCCGCGCAAGTGAAGCCGATGATCGACAATGCGGTGAACGAGCAGATCGCCGCCGTGCAGCAGCGCCTGCGCAACGATCCCGCCTTCGAACAGAATGCCCGGCGCGAATGGAGCAAACTGTGCCGCTCGATCCCGCTGCAAGGCGCGAGCGCCGGACAGAATCTGTTTCTCGAACTGAAGCCGACGCGCGCCATCGCGGCGCAGCCGCGGATCGATGGTAGCAATGTTACGCTCACCCTTGGCGTGGAGGCTGAAACCCGGGTGACCGGCACGCAGACCACACCGAACTGCCCCTTCCCCGCAACGCTCGCCATCGTGCCGCCGGGGCCGGGTAAACTGACGATCGGCGTGCCCGTGGACATGCCGTTCGTGGAACTCAACAAGATCATCGAGGCCCAACTGGCCGGAAAGACATTCCCGGAAGATGGCTCGGGCTCGGTGGCCGTCACGGTGAAGAAGGCCACCGTTCGGGCCTCCGGCGACCGGCTGCTGATCTCGCTGCTCGTCAATGCGAAGGAAAAGTCGAGTTGGTTCGGCCTTGGCGGCGAAGCCACCGTGCATGTCTGGGGCAAGCCAGCGCTTGATCAGGCCAACCAGATCATGCGCTTTACCAATCTCGAATTGGCGGTGGAATCCGAGGCCGCATTCGGCCTGCTGGGCGCAGCCGCCCGCGCGGCGATGCCGCTGCTCGAGCGCACGCTGGCCGAGCGCGCAGTGATCGATCTAAAGCCATTCGCATCCAATGCGCAGCGCAAGATCGCGGGCGCGCTTGCCGATTTCCAGAAGAACGAGGATGGCCTGCGCGTCGGCGCCGACATCACCAGCCTGCGCCTTGGCGGCATAGCCTTCGACTCGAAGACCTTGCGCGTCATCGCCGAAGCCGATGGCGCCATCCATGTGACGGTGACGAAGCTGCCGAATCTCTGA
- a CDS encoding L,D-transpeptidase, with protein sequence MLTLARFEMKVRRAAVAVSAILAGAFAFAGPAKSAPLPLFPFFMSPPVAAEPAPYYQAPQLDDKRPSIEQPSRFKRQIVNYATREAPGTIIVDTPNTYLYYVLGGGQAIRYGIGVGRDGFTWAGVQTVTRKAEWPSWTPPAEMIARQPYLPRHMAGGPGNPLGARAMYLGNTIYRIHGTNMPETIGTQVSSGCIRLTNQDVSDLYSRVTVGTKVIVLPMDRRADNTTGKRG encoded by the coding sequence ATGCTCACCCTCGCTCGCTTCGAAATGAAAGTCCGCCGCGCTGCCGTCGCTGTCAGCGCGATCCTTGCCGGCGCATTCGCCTTTGCCGGTCCGGCCAAGTCGGCCCCGCTGCCGCTGTTTCCGTTTTTCATGTCCCCGCCGGTCGCCGCCGAACCGGCGCCCTATTATCAGGCGCCGCAGCTCGACGACAAACGTCCAAGCATCGAGCAGCCGTCGCGCTTCAAGCGCCAGATCGTGAACTATGCGACCCGCGAGGCGCCCGGCACGATCATCGTCGATACGCCCAACACCTATCTGTATTATGTGCTCGGCGGTGGCCAGGCGATCCGCTACGGCATCGGCGTCGGCCGCGATGGCTTCACCTGGGCCGGCGTGCAGACCGTGACCCGCAAGGCCGAATGGCCGAGCTGGACGCCGCCCGCCGAAATGATCGCGCGCCAGCCCTATCTGCCGCGCCACATGGCCGGCGGCCCCGGCAATCCGCTCGGCGCCCGTGCCATGTATCTCGGCAACACGATCTATCGCATCCACGGCACCAATATGCCGGAGACCATCGGCACCCAGGTCTCGTCGGGCTGCATCCGCCTCACCAACCAGGACGTGTCGGATCTCTATTCGCGGGTCACCGTCGGCACCAAGGTCATCGTGCTGCCGATGGACCGCCGCGCCGACAATACGACGGGCAAGCGCGGATAG
- a CDS encoding aldehyde dehydrogenase family protein, producing MTTYNLLIDGKMVPGAMQMPVLNPATEDVVAQCPRASNEQLDAAVAAAKAAYPAWAATPLGERRKYIVQMADAIEANANELAHILTSEQGKPLTDATAEVMGMGGFFRYLASLDLPMKVIEDSGDRRVEAHRRPLGVVGCIIPWNYPLLILGFKLPPALLAGNTLVVKPAPTTPLSTLRFAELVQGILPKGVLNVITDANDLGDAMTKHPDIRKISFTGSTATGQKVMTSAAATLKRITLELGGNDASIVLDDVDPKKVAPGIFEGAFQNSGQVCLAIKRLYVHESVYDEICQELVAIANNTVVDDGTKQGTKLGPLQNKMQYEKVKGFLEDARKNGNVIAGGAAMDRPGYFIQPTIVRDIAEGTKLVDEEQFGPVLPVIKYSDHDDVIRRANATNYGLGASVWSSDTDRAHKVASQIEAGTVWINKHLDMAPHIPFGGAKQSGIGTEFAEEGLAEFTQLQIINAAR from the coding sequence ATGACGACTTACAATCTTCTCATCGACGGGAAGATGGTGCCCGGCGCCATGCAGATGCCGGTTCTCAATCCCGCCACCGAAGATGTCGTGGCGCAATGCCCGCGGGCATCCAATGAGCAGCTCGATGCAGCCGTCGCCGCTGCGAAAGCCGCCTATCCTGCGTGGGCCGCGACGCCGCTCGGTGAACGTCGCAAATATATCGTGCAGATGGCCGATGCGATCGAGGCCAATGCGAATGAGCTCGCGCATATCCTGACCAGTGAGCAGGGCAAGCCACTCACGGACGCGACTGCGGAAGTGATGGGAATGGGCGGCTTCTTCCGCTATCTCGCCTCGCTCGACCTGCCGATGAAGGTGATCGAGGACTCAGGCGATCGTCGCGTCGAGGCGCATCGGCGTCCGCTCGGTGTGGTCGGCTGCATCATTCCCTGGAATTATCCGTTGCTGATCCTCGGCTTCAAGCTGCCGCCGGCCTTGCTGGCGGGCAATACGCTGGTGGTGAAGCCGGCGCCGACCACGCCGCTTTCGACCTTGCGATTTGCCGAACTGGTGCAGGGCATTTTGCCGAAGGGCGTGCTCAATGTGATCACCGACGCCAATGATCTCGGCGATGCCATGACCAAGCATCCGGATATCCGGAAGATCTCCTTCACGGGATCGACCGCGACAGGTCAGAAGGTCATGACCAGCGCAGCTGCAACGCTGAAGCGCATCACGCTGGAACTCGGCGGCAATGATGCCTCGATCGTGCTCGACGATGTCGATCCGAAGAAAGTGGCGCCGGGGATTTTCGAAGGCGCGTTCCAGAACAGCGGGCAGGTGTGCCTCGCCATCAAGCGGCTCTATGTGCATGAGAGCGTCTATGACGAGATCTGCCAGGAGCTGGTCGCGATCGCTAACAACACCGTGGTCGATGACGGTACCAAGCAAGGCACCAAGCTCGGCCCACTGCAAAACAAGATGCAATATGAGAAGGTGAAGGGCTTCCTCGAAGATGCGCGCAAGAACGGCAATGTCATCGCGGGCGGTGCGGCCATGGACCGGCCCGGCTATTTCATCCAGCCGACCATCGTGCGCGACATCGCCGAGGGCACTAAGCTGGTGGATGAAGAGCAGTTCGGCCCGGTGCTCCCCGTGATCAAATATTCGGATCACGACGACGTGATCCGTCGCGCCAATGCCACCAATTACGGCCTCGGCGCCTCGGTCTGGTCGTCGGACACCGACCGCGCCCACAAGGTCGCCAGCCAGATCGAGGCCGGCACGGTGTGGATCAACAAGCATCTCGACATGGCGCCGCACATCCCGTTCGGCGGCGCCAAGCAGTCGGGCATCGGCACCGAATTCGCCGAGGAGGGCCTCGCCGAATTTACCCAGCTGCAGATCATCAACGCGGCGCGCTGA
- a CDS encoding extensin-like domain-containing protein, producing MTRGVRLYLVGSFVLVSMAGCGKGLFQTETRDPWRAEAEVACMKSGAVRESADLVRIEPISGPGVCGAEFPLKVAALGEPSSSLGFANESLRPPGSVGGGGGPQRWPVQPTPSQPMVRATSSYPNSYPQTAPAQQQPSYGGGYNTGYGNAPANNGPVSLNAPGVHEAEDDIDLPPDGTSQQAMPQSAPQPRAPYGRYSSGVVQSQPQQDYAQPRLGPGAGNVTGSVGPVTVKPTATLACPIVSQLDKWFAEVVQPAAMRWFGQRVVSIRQISAYSCRGMNGNSRAHISEHAFGNALDIAAFTFADGRNMSIKNGWKGLPEEQGFLRDVQGGACQYFTTVLAPGSNIYHYDHIHVDLMRRPKRPSICKPAAVSGEEVAARAMGRSYTGRGFDGPTGSIKKPAAKSGRKTPDDEDFYENE from the coding sequence ATGACGCGCGGAGTTCGTTTGTATCTCGTCGGCTCCTTCGTCCTTGTCTCGATGGCAGGTTGCGGCAAAGGTTTGTTTCAAACCGAAACGCGCGACCCCTGGCGAGCCGAGGCCGAGGTCGCATGCATGAAATCGGGTGCGGTACGCGAAAGCGCCGACCTGGTTCGCATCGAGCCTATTTCAGGCCCTGGTGTCTGCGGCGCCGAATTCCCGTTGAAGGTGGCAGCCCTCGGCGAGCCGAGTAGCAGCCTCGGCTTTGCCAATGAGAGCCTGCGTCCGCCCGGCAGTGTGGGCGGAGGCGGTGGTCCGCAACGCTGGCCGGTGCAGCCGACGCCGTCACAGCCGATGGTGCGCGCCACCAGCAGCTATCCGAATTCCTATCCGCAAACCGCGCCTGCGCAGCAGCAGCCGTCCTATGGCGGCGGCTACAATACCGGCTATGGCAATGCGCCGGCAAATAATGGCCCGGTGTCATTGAACGCGCCGGGCGTGCATGAGGCGGAAGACGACATCGATCTGCCGCCGGATGGCACGTCGCAGCAGGCGATGCCGCAGAGCGCGCCGCAGCCGCGCGCGCCTTACGGCCGTTACAGCTCCGGCGTCGTGCAGAGCCAGCCGCAGCAGGATTACGCGCAGCCACGTCTCGGCCCTGGTGCCGGCAATGTCACCGGCTCGGTGGGCCCCGTCACGGTCAAGCCGACGGCGACGCTGGCCTGTCCGATCGTGTCGCAGCTCGATAAATGGTTCGCTGAAGTCGTGCAGCCGGCGGCGATGCGCTGGTTCGGTCAGCGCGTGGTGTCGATCCGCCAGATCTCCGCCTATTCGTGCCGCGGCATGAACGGCAATTCGCGCGCACATATTTCCGAACACGCGTTCGGCAATGCGCTCGACATCGCGGCCTTCACCTTTGCCGATGGTCGCAACATGTCGATCAAGAATGGTTGGAAGGGCTTGCCGGAAGAGCAGGGCTTTTTGCGCGACGTGCAGGGCGGGGCCTGCCAGTATTTTACGACGGTGCTGGCGCCGGGCTCCAACATCTATCACTACGACCACATCCATGTGGACCTGATGCGCCGGCCGAAGCGTCCGTCGATCTGCAAACCGGCGGCTGTGTCAGGCGAAGAAGTCGCTGCCCGCGCCATGGGGCGGAGCTATACCGGACGCGGCTTTGACGGGCCGACCGGCTCGATCAAGAAGCCTGCCGCTAAGTCGGGGCGCAAGACGCCCGACGACGAGGACTTCTACGAGAACGAGTAG
- a CDS encoding TetR/AcrR family transcriptional regulator, whose amino-acid sequence MVATHALPVGEEDSAKRRQILDGARKVFMTLGFDGASMGEIARAAGVSKGTLYVYFTDKNALFESIVEQEKLEQGKAVFNFDTARDAEATLAEFGRGYIQLLCRPGGGSAIRTVMAIAERMPDVGKRFYEAVLAHSIRQLAAYLDARVKAGELKIDTTELAAAQFMMSCQATLFQPFIFQAKPTPSPEEIDRVVDSALRMFLAAYRA is encoded by the coding sequence ATGGTTGCGACCCACGCTTTGCCGGTCGGCGAGGAAGACAGCGCCAAGCGCCGACAGATCCTCGACGGCGCGCGCAAGGTGTTCATGACGCTGGGCTTCGATGGCGCCAGCATGGGTGAGATCGCACGAGCGGCCGGCGTGTCGAAGGGTACGCTCTATGTCTATTTCACTGACAAGAACGCGCTGTTCGAATCCATCGTCGAGCAAGAGAAGCTCGAACAGGGCAAAGCGGTCTTCAATTTCGACACTGCCCGCGACGCCGAGGCGACGCTGGCCGAATTCGGGCGCGGCTATATCCAGCTGCTGTGCCGCCCCGGCGGCGGATCCGCCATTCGCACGGTGATGGCGATCGCGGAACGGATGCCGGATGTCGGCAAGCGCTTCTATGAGGCGGTGCTCGCGCACAGCATCCGGCAACTTGCCGCTTATCTCGATGCCCGCGTCAAAGCCGGTGAATTGAAGATCGACACCACCGAGCTCGCCGCGGCGCAGTTCATGATGTCGTGCCAGGCGACGCTGTTTCAGCCGTTCATCTTCCAGGCCAAACCGACGCCATCTCCCGAAGAAATCGATCGGGTTGTCGACAGCGCGCTGCGGATGTTCCTTGCCGCCTATCGCGCCTGA
- a CDS encoding HlyD family secretion protein: MAGRDQAARILRADGEDDSNAARVVPLAEEPAARGPAEAPAHEQPTETPAAAKPAAPQSPRKKRVLLGIGALAAIAAVYFGVNYYLVGRFMVSTDDAYVRANNSTLGARVSGHIAQIVPGDNTEVKAGQVLFKIDDGDYKISVDAAKRKIDTQQATIERIGRQVEAQQSSVAQAQAQLASADAAANRASLEFDRQETLSKQGFASRSVYETSQSNRDQTAAAVKAAKAAVDSATSAVEVTKAQQAEARAQLQELQSSLDKAERDLAFTDVKAPVDGIFSNRMVNLGDFITTGQRLANIVPLDDVYVDANFKETQLRRLMPGQPVSIQLDADTSRVIDGTVESLSPAAGQVFTLLPPDNATGNFTKIVQRVPVRVRVPADVAKQNILRAGMSVYVRINTKPDAKPAQ, encoded by the coding sequence ATGGCCGGACGCGACCAGGCTGCCCGTATCCTTCGTGCCGATGGCGAAGACGACAGCAACGCAGCGCGCGTGGTGCCGCTTGCCGAAGAGCCCGCAGCGCGCGGCCCGGCGGAAGCACCGGCACATGAGCAGCCAACTGAAACACCGGCCGCGGCCAAGCCCGCCGCACCGCAGTCGCCGCGCAAGAAGCGCGTCCTGCTCGGCATCGGCGCACTCGCAGCCATCGCCGCCGTCTATTTCGGTGTGAACTACTATCTGGTTGGGCGCTTCATGGTCTCGACCGATGACGCCTATGTGCGCGCCAATAACTCGACGCTCGGTGCGCGCGTCTCCGGCCATATCGCGCAGATCGTTCCGGGCGACAATACCGAGGTGAAGGCCGGGCAGGTCTTGTTCAAGATCGATGACGGTGACTACAAGATCTCCGTCGATGCGGCCAAGCGCAAGATCGACACGCAGCAGGCGACGATCGAGCGTATCGGCCGTCAGGTCGAGGCGCAGCAGAGTTCGGTCGCGCAGGCACAGGCGCAGCTTGCCTCGGCCGATGCCGCTGCCAATCGTGCGTCACTCGAATTCGATCGCCAGGAAACGTTGAGCAAGCAGGGCTTTGCCTCGCGCTCGGTCTATGAGACCTCGCAGTCGAATCGCGATCAGACTGCAGCTGCGGTCAAGGCTGCCAAGGCCGCCGTCGATTCCGCCACGAGCGCGGTCGAAGTCACCAAGGCACAGCAGGCCGAAGCGCGCGCGCAATTGCAGGAGCTGCAGAGCTCGCTCGACAAAGCGGAGCGCGATCTGGCTTTCACCGATGTGAAGGCGCCGGTGGATGGCATCTTCTCCAACCGCATGGTCAATCTCGGTGACTTCATCACCACCGGCCAGCGTCTCGCCAATATCGTGCCGCTCGATGATGTCTATGTCGATGCGAACTTCAAGGAAACGCAGCTGCGTCGCCTGATGCCCGGCCAGCCCGTCTCGATCCAGCTCGATGCCGACACCAGCCGCGTCATCGATGGCACCGTCGAGAGCCTGTCGCCGGCCGCCGGTCAGGTCTTCACGTTGCTGCCGCCGGACAACGCCACGGGCAACTTCACCAAGATCGTGCAGCGCGTGCCGGTCCGTGTTCGCGTGCCCGCCGATGTCGCGAAGCAGAATATCCTGCGCGCAGGCATGTCGGTCTATGTCCGCATCAACACCAAGCCGGACGCGAAACCCGCGCAGTAA
- a CDS encoding DHA2 family efflux MFS transporter permease subunit, with the protein MSSASSTMSGAPPAAPVDADRIPPKRLIAFLIMVFGMFMSILDIQIVSASLADIQAGLSASSNEVSWVQTAYLIAEVIAIPLSGFLSRALGTRLLFAISAAGFTFASLMCGFTSSIEQMILWRAVQGFLGAGMIPTVFASAYTVFPRSKFHIVAPIIGLVATLAPTIGPTVGGYITDALSWHWLFFINVVPGIGITLGVLALVDFDEPHFELLDHFDWWGLGFMAGFLGSLEYVLEEGPRNDWFEDEAIAIFAVICALSAIAFFWRVLTAKEPIVDLRAFTNRNFALGSTFSFCIGIGLYGLTYIYPLYLAQVRGYSALMIGETMFVSGIAMFLMAPVVGRLMTKVDLRILIATGLVLFASGTWMMTWITRDFDFYELLYPQILRGMGMMLAMVPINNIALGTLTPEMLKNASGLFNLTRNLGGALGLALINTVLDHRTDFHISRLHDKVTWGNAKAVETLNMFTQKFQGMGDASRMALKQLSQITHRQAVVMGFGDAFFLLSCFYIGLSVMVLLLSKPNNPAAGGGGH; encoded by the coding sequence ATGTCCTCGGCCTCCTCAACCATGTCGGGAGCACCGCCGGCCGCGCCGGTGGATGCCGACCGGATTCCGCCAAAGCGCCTGATCGCCTTCCTGATCATGGTGTTCGGCATGTTCATGTCGATCCTCGACATCCAGATCGTCTCGGCGTCACTGGCCGACATCCAGGCGGGCCTGTCGGCATCGTCGAACGAAGTCTCGTGGGTGCAGACCGCCTATCTGATCGCGGAAGTCATCGCGATCCCGTTGTCAGGCTTCCTGTCGCGTGCACTCGGCACGCGGCTGCTCTTCGCGATCTCGGCCGCGGGCTTCACTTTCGCCAGCCTGATGTGCGGCTTCACATCGTCCATCGAGCAGATGATCTTGTGGCGCGCGGTGCAAGGCTTCCTCGGCGCCGGCATGATCCCCACGGTGTTCGCTTCGGCCTATACCGTTTTCCCGCGCTCGAAATTTCACATCGTTGCGCCGATCATCGGTCTTGTCGCCACGCTGGCGCCGACCATAGGTCCGACCGTCGGCGGTTACATCACCGACGCTTTATCATGGCACTGGCTGTTCTTCATCAATGTCGTGCCGGGCATCGGCATCACCCTCGGCGTGCTGGCGCTGGTGGATTTCGACGAGCCGCATTTTGAGCTGCTCGATCATTTCGACTGGTGGGGTCTCGGCTTCATGGCCGGCTTCCTTGGCTCGCTCGAATATGTGCTGGAAGAGGGGCCGCGCAACGACTGGTTCGAAGATGAAGCCATCGCCATCTTTGCGGTGATCTGCGCGCTGTCCGCGATCGCATTCTTCTGGCGGGTACTGACCGCGAAAGAGCCCATCGTCGATCTGCGCGCCTTCACCAATCGCAATTTCGCGCTGGGCTCCACCTTCTCGTTCTGCATCGGCATCGGCCTGTACGGCCTGACCTATATCTACCCGCTCTATCTCGCCCAGGTGCGCGGCTACAGCGCGCTGATGATCGGCGAGACCATGTTCGTGTCGGGCATCGCCATGTTCCTGATGGCGCCGGTCGTGGGGCGCCTGATGACCAAGGTCGATCTGCGCATACTGATCGCCACCGGACTCGTGCTGTTCGCGTCGGGCACGTGGATGATGACGTGGATCACGCGCGACTTCGATTTCTACGAATTGCTGTATCCGCAGATCCTGCGCGGCATGGGCATGATGCTGGCCATGGTGCCGATCAACAATATCGCACTCGGCACGCTGACGCCGGAAATGCTGAAGAATGCGTCCGGCCTGTTCAACCTGACGCGTAATCTCGGCGGTGCGCTCGGTCTCGCGTTGATCAACACCGTGCTCGATCACCGCACCGATTTTCACATCTCGCGCCTGCACGACAAGGTGACATGGGGCAATGCCAAGGCGGTCGAAACGCTGAACATGTTCACCCAGAAATTCCAGGGCATGGGCGATGCCTCGCGCATGGCGTTGAAGCAGCTCTCGCAGATCACCCATCGTCAGGCCGTGGTGATGGGATTTGGCGACGCGTTCTTCCTGCTGTCCTGCTTCTATATCGGCCTCAGCGTGATGGTGCTGCTGCTGAGCAAGCCGAACAATCCGGCTGCAGGCGGCGGCGGACACTGA
- a CDS encoding N-acetylmuramoyl-L-alanine amidase: MTGTEKRQRPLPIPKGVANLPTFTPDSSVVSDVIPSPNFGERNKGLVPNMIVLHYTGMPDAEGAITRLCSDGTDVSAHYIVLEDGRIIQTVPESQRAWHAGSSFWAGEDDINSCSIGIEIINRGHDWGYPDYPSRQIAAVTALCRGILLRHDFPTQRVLGHSDVAPARKKDPGEKFPWHLLASSGVGHWAHPAPITPGEGMKVGAEGDEVLALQQALAAYGYGIETSGEYNAATMEVVTAFQRHFRPERIDGIADRSTILTLQALLSSLPNGST; encoded by the coding sequence TTGACCGGAACCGAAAAGCGCCAACGCCCCCTGCCCATTCCCAAGGGCGTCGCGAACCTCCCGACCTTCACGCCGGACTCCTCCGTCGTGTCGGACGTGATCCCGTCGCCCAATTTCGGTGAGCGGAACAAGGGCCTCGTGCCCAACATGATCGTGCTGCACTACACCGGCATGCCCGACGCGGAAGGTGCGATCACGCGGCTCTGCAGCGACGGCACTGACGTCTCCGCCCACTACATCGTGCTGGAAGACGGCCGCATCATCCAGACCGTGCCGGAGTCGCAGCGTGCATGGCATGCCGGCTCTTCATTCTGGGCCGGCGAGGACGATATCAATTCCTGCTCGATCGGCATCGAGATCATCAATCGTGGCCATGACTGGGGCTATCCCGACTATCCGAGCCGGCAGATCGCCGCGGTGACCGCGCTCTGTCGCGGCATCCTGCTGCGTCACGACTTTCCGACCCAGCGCGTGCTCGGCCATTCCGACGTCGCACCGGCGCGCAAGAAAGATCCCGGCGAGAAATTTCCGTGGCATCTGCTCGCCAGTTCGGGCGTCGGTCACTGGGCTCATCCCGCACCCATCACGCCGGGCGAGGGCATGAAGGTCGGCGCCGAAGGCGACGAGGTGCTCGCACTCCAACAGGCGCTGGCCGCCTATGGCTATGGCATCGAGACGAGCGGGGAATACAACGCCGCCACGATGGAAGTGGTCACCGCATTCCAGCGTCACTTCCGGCCGGAGCGGATCGACGGCATCGCCGACCGTTCCACGATCCTGACCTTGCAGGCGTTGTTGAGCAGTTTGCCCAACGGCAGCACGTAA